From the genome of Fragaria vesca subsp. vesca unplaced genomic scaffold, FraVesHawaii_1.0 scf0512956, whole genome shotgun sequence, one region includes:
- the LOC101315108 gene encoding chaperone protein ClpD, chloroplastic-like has protein sequence MHVSSSSSVLISSPLRWRTPSQHVSFTPAVASTSTTYERRNAVVSIRLVNPFSSSSSLFATPFHGGRRRKTSKLRVVSAVFERFTERAIKAVIFSQREAKALGRDMVFTQHLLLGLIAEEEQHRHLHPNSLGFLGSGMTLDQARRAVRSIWRHNSKSSQSQSQGTSAGSGSGSATDLSFAISTKRVLEAALEYSRSRAHNFLAPEHIVIGLLTVDDGSAGQVLKRLGVNVNQLLAEAASRLQIELAKDGREPSGGSRKTFSKKSSASSGKTKEKSALERFCVDLTARASEGRIDPVIGRDTEVQRIIQILCRRTKNNPILLGQSGVGKTAIVEGLATSIAQADVPVYLLTKRVMSLDVALLMAGAKERGELESRVTSLISDIQKSGNVILFIDEVHTLIESGTVGRGNKGSGLDIANIMKPALGRGKLQCIASTTTDEYRMHLEKDKAFGRRFQPVWINEPSQEDAVRILFGLRERYEAHHNCIYAPEAISAAVYLSARYIPDRYLPDKAIDLLDEAGSRARMEAFKKKKEEQVGILSKSADDYWQEIRTVQAMHEVVLSSELKYGAASVDNTSEHILDSVSSSKVDDEPTVVGPNDIAAVASLWSGVPLQQLTADDRLLLVGLDEKLRRRVVGQDEAVAAISRAVRRSRVGLKDPGRPMATMLFCGPTGVGKTELTKALAASYFGSEEAMVRLDMSEYMERHSVSKLIGSPPGYVGFGEGGTLTEAIRRRPFTVVVLDEIEKAHPDIFNILLQIFEDGHLTDSQGRRVSFKNALVVMTSNVGSTIIAKGRQSSIGFVLTDDESSSYAGIKATVMEELKSYFRPELLNRIDEVVVFHPLEKSQMLEIVNIMLQEVKQRLMSLGIGLDVSESVKDLICQEGYDRFYGARPLRRAITLIIEDPLSESLLSGVYQPGDTAVIDLDASGNPSVSNGSGQSSSPFSKTSIQHPSCN, from the exons ATGCATGTGTCGTCATCATCCTCCGTGCTGATATCATCTCCGCTTCGATGGAGAACTCCATCTCAACACGTTTCATTTACTCCCGCCGTTGCTTCCACCAGTACTACTTATGAACGCAGAAACGCCGTCGTTTCAATTCGCCTTGTAaatccattttcttcttcttcctcgttgTTCGCTACTCCCTTccatggcggccggaggagaaAGACCTCGAAGCTCCGAGTCGTCTCCGCCGTCTTCGAGCGGTTCACGGAGCGCGCGATCAAAGCCGTCATCTTTTCCCAGAGAGAAGCCAAGGCTTTGGGAAGGGACATGGTGTTCACTCAGCACCTCCTGCTCGGTTTGATCGCCGAGGAGGAGCAGCATCGCCATCTTCATCCGAATTCGCTCGGGTTTCTCGGGTCGGGTATGACCCTGGACCAGGCCCGCCGCGCCGTCCGGAGCATTTGGCGGCATAATAGTAAAAGCAGTCAAAGTCAAAGTCAAGGTACTTCTGCTGGCTCTGGTTCGGGTTCGGCTACGGATCTGTCGTTTGCGATTAGCACGAAGAGAGTTCTGGAGGCTGCGCTGGAGTATTCGAGGAGTAGAGCTCATAATTTTCTTGCACCGGAGCACATTGTGATCGGTTTGTTGACTGTTGATGATGGAAGTGCTGGTCAGGTTCTTAAAAG ACTGGGGGTAAATGTAAACCAGTTGTTAGCTGAGGCAGCCTCCAGACTTCAAATAGAGCTCGCCAAAGATGGCAGAGAGCCATCTGGGGGATCTCGAAAGACCTTTTCTAAAAAGTCTTCTGCATCGTCTGGGAAAACCAAAG AAAAAAGCGCTTTGGAACGGTTCTGTGTGGATCTCACTGCTCGTGCTAGCGAGGGACGCATTGATCCCGTTATTGGACGGGATACTGAAGTTCAGAGAATTATTCAGATACTTTGTCGCAGAACTAAAAATAATCCAATTCTTCTCGGTCAAAGTGGGGTTGGAAAGACGGCCATTGTTGAAGGTCTCGCAACTAGTATTGCACAGGCAGATGTCCCTGTTTATCTGTTG ACAAAACGCGTAATGTCCTTGGACGTAGCACTATTAATGGCTGGTGCAAAGGAGAGGGGAGAGTTGGAGTCGCGTGTTACCTCCTTAATAAGTGATATACAAAAATCAG GAAATGTTATTCTATTTATTGATGAAGTTCATACCCTTATTGAGTCCGGCACAGTTGGACGAGGAAATAAGGGGTCTGGTCTTGACATTGCTAATATTATGAAACCGGCACTCGGGAGGGGTAAATTACAG tgtATTGCATCCACTACTACCGATGAATACAGGATGCATCTTGAAAAGGATAAAGCATTTGGACGAAGATTCCAACCTGTCTGGATTAATGAACCAAGCCAG GAGGATGCAGTTAGGATTCTATTTGGTCTGCGTGAGAGATATGAGGCCCATCACAACTGTATATATGCACCAGAAGCCATTAGTGCTGCTGTGTACCTGTCAGCAAGATATATTCCTGATAGATATCTTCCTGATAAAGCTATCGATCTCCTTGATGAGGCCGGAAGTAGAGCTCGTATGGAAGcctttaagaagaaaaaagaagagcagGTTGGCATACTTTCAAAGTCAGCGGATGATTATTGGCAAGAAATTCGTACAGTTCAGGCGATGCATGAAGTG GTCCTATCAAGTGAACTGAAATATGGAGCTGCTTCTGTGGACAATACCAGTGAACATATTCTAGACTCCGTTTCATCTTCCAAAGTAGATGATGA ACCTACTGTGGTGGGACCAAATGATATAGCAGCAGTTGCCTCACTATGGTCAGGAGTCCCTCTTCAGCAGCTCACTGCTGATGACCGACTGCTTTTGGTGGGTCTTGATGAGAAGCTCAGAAGACGAGTTGTTGGTCAAGATGAGGCTGTTGCAGCCATTTCCCGAGCTGTTAGGAGGTCTCGGGTTGGATTGAAGGATCCAGGTAGACCAATGGCAACAATGCTATTTTGTGGTCCTACTGGAGTTGGTAAAACTGAACTGACAAAAGCTTTGGCTGCATCTTATTTTGGATCT GAGGAAGCTATGGTACGACTGGACATGAGTGAATATATGGAGCGGCATTCTGTCAGCAAATTAATAGGGTCACCCCCAGGCTATGTTGGCTTTGGAGAGGGAGGCACTCTAACAGAAGCTATCCGAAGACGACCTTTTACAGTAGTTGTGCTTGATGAAATCGAGAAGGCTCATCCAGATATATTCAACATCCTTCTCCAAATCTTTGAAGATGGCCACCTTACTGATTCTCAG GGACGGAGAGTATCATTTAAGAATGCTTTGGTGGTGATGACATCCAATGTGGGTTCCACTATCATTGCAAAGGGTCGACAAAGCTCCATTGGTTTTGTGCTTACAGATGATGAGTCTAGTTCATATGCTGGGATAAAAGCAACAGTAATGGAAGAACTCAAGTCATATTTTCGTCCGGAGTTGCTCAACAGGATAGACGAAGTAGTTGTATTCCATCCCCTTGAAAAGTCTCAG ATGCTGGAGATTGTAAATATAATGCTACAAGAAGTGAAGCAGAGGCTAATGTCTTTGGGAATTGGATTAGACGTGTCTGAATCAGTCAAGGACCTCATATGCCAAGAAGGCTATGATCGGTTTTATGGTGCTCGCCCTCTTAGACGAGCAATTACATTAATAATTGAAGATCCATTGAGTGAATCCCTCCTTTCTGGAGTTTACCAGCCTGGTGACACTGCCGTCATTGATTTAGATGCTTCTGGGAACCCTTCTGTAAGTAATGGATCAGGTCAGAGTAGTTCCCCTTTCTCTAAAACCAGTATACAGCATCCATCTTGTAATTAA
- the LOC101310280 gene encoding respiratory burst oxidase homolog protein C-like, which translates to MKETAPEDHIGEAATSAGVAPPLQYHSDNELPAPEKMSGAGYTAPLSLSGTLNKRTGSKRTNNHEEEPYVEDVSVDVSSVKPLPRGDANNTDDSLTLLGGDKPPQKSNNDQSFVRTASVRIKQELKKLTSFSKQQLPQRRRFDRMQSAAAPALKGLKFISKTDGNAEWPAVEKRFDKLTGSTNGMLPRAAFGECIGMNKDCKEFAGKLFDALARKHGIKGDSINKEELKEMWTQVSEQGFNSRLQIFFDMVDKDGDGRISVEEVKEIISFSASANKLSNIQTQAQEYAALIMEELDPDNLGYIMIDSLETLLLYGPEETVARGKESRNLSKMLSQKLKPVREDNPLTRWYRRANYFLEDNWKRVWVMALWIGIMAALFAYKYVQYKNRAAYHVMGHCVSMAKGAAETLKFNMALILLPVCRNTITLLRNKTKLGVAVPFDDNLNFHKVIAIGISVGVGIHSIYHLACDFPRLIKADSVTYAPMRQYFGEQPSNYWFFVKSVEGVTGIIMVVLMTIAFTLAAPCFRRGKLKNLPQPLKRLTGFNAFWYSHHLFVIVYTLLIVHGEYLYLTKEWYKKTTWMYLAVPLLLYGGERLVRALRSSIKPVKIVKVALYPGNVLALFMSKPQGFRYHSGQYMFVNCAAVSPFEWHPFSITSAPGDDHLSVHIRTLGDWTRQLKTVFSQVCQPPPSGNSGLLRADCMQSNDLNFPRVLIDGPYGAPAQDYKNYEVVLLVGLGIGATPMISILKDIVNNIKAIEDESQNALESGTAGSGSPVSLHSNFKTKRAYFYWVTREQGSFDWFKGAMNEVAELDHNRVIEFHNYCTSVYEEGDARSALIAMLQSLNHAKNGVDIVSGTRVKSHFAKPNWREVYKRIALDHTNDKVGVFYCGPPALTEELRQLSLDFNHKTSTRFEFHKENF; encoded by the exons ATGAAGGAAACAGCCCCAGAAGATCATATCGGAGAAGCTGCTACTTCCGCCGGAGTAGCACCACCACTTCAGTATCACTCCGACAACGAGCTCCCCGCACCCGAGAAAATGTCCGGCGCCGGCTACACCGCTCCGCTCAGTCTCAGCGGGACTCTGAACAAAAGAACCGGCAGCAAGAGAACCAACAACCACGAAGAAGAGCCTTACGTCGAGGACGTCTCCGTCGACGTAAGCAGCGTCAAGCCCCTGCCACGTGGCGACGCCAACAACACAGACGACTCCCTCACTCTTCTCGGCGGCGACAAGCCGCCCCAGAAGAGCAACAACGACCAGTCGTTCGTACGTACAGCCTCCGTACGGATCAAGCAGGAGCTGAAGAAGCTGACGTCGTTCTCGAAGCAGCAGCTGCCGCAACGGCGCCGTTTCGACCGGATGCAGTCAGCGGCTGCTCCGGCTCTTAAGGGACTCAAGTTCATAAGTAAAACGGACGGGAATGCTGAGTGGCCGGCGGTCGAGAAAAGGTTCGACAAGCTTACAGGCTCGACTAACGGGATGCTGCCACGTGCTGCGTTCGGGGAGTGCATAGGGATGAACAAAGACTGCAAGGAGTTCGCCGGAAAACTGTTCGACGCTTTGGCCAGGAAGCATGGGATCAAAGGCGATTCGATCAACAAGGAGGAGTTGAAAGAGATGTGGACACAAGTTTCTGAGCAGGGCTTCAATTCCAGGCTGCAAATTTTCTTTGACAT GGTTGATAAGGATGGGGATGGAAGAATCAGTGTGGAAGAAGTCAAGGAG ATCATTAGCTTCAGTGCTTCTGCCAATAAACTATCAAACATCCAGACACAAGCACAGGAATATGCAGCATTGATCATGGAAGAGTTGGATCCAGACAATCTTGGATACATCATG ATAGACAGCTTGGAGACACTCCTACTGTATGGACCGGAGGAGACGGTGGCGCGTGGAAAAGAGAGCCGGAACTTGAGCAAAATGCTGAGCCAGAAGCTGAAGCCAGTGAGGGAGGACAACCCTCTGACAAGGTGGTATAGGAGAGCCAACTACTTTCTTGAAGACAATTGGAAGAGAGTTTGGGTAATGGCATTGTGGATTGGGATCATGGCTGCTCTGTTTGCCTATAAGTATGTGCAGTATAAAAATAGGGCTGCATATCACGTAATGGGTCATTGTGTATCCATGGCCAAAGGTGCAGCTGAGACACTCAAGTTCAACATGGCTCTTATTCTACTTCCAGTGTGTAGAAACACTATCACTTTGCTAAGGAACAAGACCAAATTGGGTGTTGCCGTTCCTTTTGATGATAACCTCAATTTCCATAAG GTGATAGCTATTGGAATTTCAGTAGGAGTTGGCATACACTCGATTTACCATTTGGCGTGCGATTTCCCTCGTCTCATCAAAGCAGACAGCGTCACATACGCCCCGATGAGGCAATATTTTGGGGAACAACCTTCAAACTATTGGTTTTTTGTGAAATCAGTAGAAGGTGTAACTGGCATTATAATGGTAGTGTTGATGACCATAGCCTTCACACTAGCAGCACCATGTTTTAGAAGAGGTAAGCTCAAAAACCTACCCCAACCTCTCAAAAGGCTCACTGGCTTCAATGCCTTTTGGTACTCCCATCATCTCTTCGTCATTGTCTATACCTTGCTCATTGTCCATGGAGAATACCTTTACCTCACCAAGGAATGGTACAAGAAAACG ACTTGGATGTACTTGGCTGTTCCACTTCTCCTCTACGGTGGTGAAAGATTGGTTCGGGCACTCCGGTCCAGCATCAAGCCGGTTAAGATAGTAAAg GTGGCTCTATATCCTGGAAATGTGTTGGCTCTTTTTATGTCAAAGCCTCAGGGCTTCAGATACCATAGTGGGCAATACATGTTTGTTAATTGTGCTGCTGTCTCCCCATTTGAATG GCACCCATTTTCGATCACGTCGGCGCCGGGAGACGACCACCTCAGTGTTCATATCCGGACTCTTGGCGACTGGACGCGACAACTTAAGACGGTGTTTTCTCAG gtatGCCAACCACCTCCTTCTGGGAACAGTGGTCTCCTCAGAGCCGACTGTATGCAAAGCAACGACTTAAA CTTTCCAAGAGTGCTAATAGATGGACCCTATGGAGCACCAGCTCAAGACTACAAGAACTATGAAGTGGTGTTACTTGTAGGGTTGGGAATAGGAGCAACCCCAATGATAAGCATCCTCAAGGACATAGTGAACAACATCAAAGCCATAGAAGATGAATCACAGAACGCCCTAGAAAGCGGCACGGCCGGTTCTGGCAGCCCAGTGAGCCTCCACAGCAACTTCAAGACCAAGAGAGCCTACTTCTACTGGGTGACGCGAGAGCAAGGTTCGTTCGACTGGTTCAAAGGAGCCATGAACGAGGTGGCGGAGCTTGACCATAACAGAGTGATAGAGTTCCACAACTATTGCACTAGTGTTTATGAGGAAGGTGATGCACGTTCTGCCCTCATTGCTATGCTTCAGTCACTAAATCATGCCAAGAATGGGGTCGATATTGTGTCGGGTACTCGGGTGAAGTCACATTTTGCTAAGCCTAACTGGCGTGAGGTCTACAAGCGCATTGCGCTGGATCACACCAATGACAAAGTTG GGGTGTTCTACTGCGGGCCACCTGCTCTAACTGAAGAACTACGACAGCTATCTCTGGATTTCAACCACAAAACCTCCACCAGATTTGAATTCCATAAAGAAAATTTCTGA
- the LOC101310569 gene encoding uncharacterized protein LOC101310569 — protein sequence MKDPSSYSHDSNSSIKKKRAQSQTSLIPCKKPRSTTAPLLELKHLDVPLTSPATGSPVNFIRLHSDRRYVIGRSPRRCDFVFADRRVGSRHCQVFYDSFHRKLFIVDGALVSVSQFRSQSGGGGGVVRASLNGVFVNGIRVRGNEAVELTDGDQVSFACGTGDCCSNPVRIGFVIRKIVFEEMYVSNNSQGSVIVSNPKGCKRIFASRAHVDSSSLITRASFLLSECRRILRSEDPIAYIRTHCRYTFGNGLIMDNVIRASSCDIGRSGVKRKGSTLCETSQIPCNVKSKVQSTSVMHPCERVVALELNSDLDVLCVQGDVLDPQDNELQVPSDTRVADGNLGTSSFNLKSMDNVACVGDAVNHKTCSKSVGLQPGKNFYLNRLAFEDHSSSGHDSVISLPELLHPIQSLSQIFIATFTSDILWFLSTCEIPSHLPVTVACHSTERCWSSSTESRTSAPYPEFPNLIVVYPPFPEAIAFGEDLKRHGIGCHHPKLFVLQRDDSIRVIITSANLVPTQWNAVTNTVWWQDFPRRSAPDYSSLFTQFPGREVNQDSKSDFASYLAGFLATLLTDVPSQAQWIVELAKYDFGGAMGHLVASIPGIHSYKTPYIIESRNSVCVSVFRSSGMKFLGSVETSVVGLSYLFHNATDANGAKLKKLASFLRKSCEAKDLSIVLTRNTNIPADANAVSIHVSNPNKFSERDCVQLGFLPKNIAKWISPLWDIGFFRFSGYVCPKEAVGAALGGNNKKGPQFQDISKMMQPQHVIALCSLVAAIERCTGLWRLQEVLGQYKWPESLESEFVYGASSIGSINAKFLAEFSAAAGKKSFQFDSEESDPEWGCWNARHESKDPSIRIIFPTIERVKNARSGIFPSKRVLCFSEKTWQRLRTVDILHDAIPHPYDRVGYPMHTKYPLICKQVARRRFQSRTDASSCGWVYCGSHNFSAAAWGRSISTPSSLKTNGIGNVNSSPDHMLHICNYELGIIFTFPQTETDSNANQNSTNLDDVVLPFVVPAPKYKRGDRPATRLAMWQALAELTEKEREKHREEEIQAEVMEEIPDEDEDVEATDFVVEEKEDEKAYAEILWSQSSESC from the exons ATGAAAGATCCATCCTCTTATAGCCATGACTCTAATTCCAGtatcaagaagaagagagcCCAGAGCCAAACCTCCCTCATTCCTTGTAAGAAGCCGCGGAGCACGACGGCGCCGCTACTCGAGTTGAAGCATCTCGACGTCCCTCTCACGTCCCCGGCGACCGGTTCTCCGGTCAATTTCATCCGTCTCCACTCGGATCGGCGTTACGTCATCGGCCGGAGCCCCCGCCGCTGCGATTTCGTCTTCGCCGACCGCCGCGTCGGGAGTCGGCATTGCCAGGTTTTTTACGATTCTTTTCATCGGAAACTTTTTATTGTCGATGGAGCTTTGGTTTCGGTTTCTCAATTTAGGAGTCAGAGcggtggcggcggcggagTAGTTAGGGCTTCGTTGAATGGGGTGTTTGTGAATGGGATTAGGGTTAGGGGAAATGAGGCGGTGGAGTTGACCGACGGAGACCAGGTCTCGTTTGCTTGTGGAACTGGAGATTGTTGTAGTAATCCGGTTAGGATTGGATTTGTGATTCGTAAGATTGTTTTTGAGGAAATGTATGTATCAAATAACTCCCAGGGATCTGTAATTGTATCAAATCCTAAGGGATGTAAAAGGATTTTTGCTTCTAGAGCCCACGTCGATTCGTCTTCCCTCATTACAAGAGCAAGCTTTCTCTTGAGTGAGTGCAGAAGGATTTTGCGTAGCGAGGACCCTATAGCTTACATTAGGACACACTGTAGATATACTTTTGGCAATGGATTGATTATGGATAATGTGATTCGAGCTTCGAGTTGTGATATTGGTAGATCCGGAGTAAAGAGGAAAGGATCAACGCTTTGTGAAACCTCACAGATACCTTGCAATGTGAAGAGTAAAGTGCAGTCAACTTCAGTGATGCATCCATGTGAAAGAGTAGTTGCTTTAGAATTGAACAGTGACTTGGATGTTCTTTGTGTGCAAGGTGATGTGTTAGATCCGCAAGACAATGAACTCCAAGTTCCTTCTGACACTCGTGTCGCTGATGGAAATCTTGGGACttcatctttcaatttgaAGAGTATGGATAATGTTGCTTGTGTTGGTGATGCTGTTAACCATAAAACTTGCAGCAAGAGTGTTGGTCTACAACCTGGCAAGAACTTCTACCTGAATCGCCTTGCTTTTGAGGACCATAGCTCTTCAGGTCATGATTCTGTTATTTCCTTGCCAGAGCTTCTTCATCCTATTCAAAGTTTATCACAAATATTTATTGCAACATTCACAAGTGACATTTTATG GTTTTTGTCAACCTGTGAGATTCCCAGCCATCTGCCAGTAACAGTTGCTTGCCATAGTACAGAGAGATGTTGGAGTTCAAGCACTGAAAGTAGAACATCTGCGCCTTACCCAGAATTTCCAAACTTAATCGTAGT GTATCCCCCATTCCCTGAGGCCATAGCTTTTGGTGAAGACCTGAAAAGACATGGCATTGGTTGCCATCATCcaaaattgtttgttttacaGAGAGATGATAGTATTCGTGTTATCATTACCTCTGCCAATTTAGTGCCAACACAG TGGAATGCGGTAACCAATACCGTCTGGTGGCAAGATTTCCCTCGCAGAAGTGCTCCTGATTATTCATCACTTTTTACTCAATTTCCCGGCAGGGAAGTAAATCAAGACTCAAAATCGGATTTTGCTTCATATCTGGCTGGATTTCTAGCAACTCTACTGACCGATGTACCAAGTCAGGCCCAGTGGATTGTTGAGTTGGCAAAGTATGATTTTGGAGGAGCAATGGGACATTTGGTTGCTTCTATACCTGGAATCCATTCATATAAAACTCCCTATATAATAGAATCCAGAAACTCTGTGTGTGTAAGTGTTTTCA GGTCATCTGGTATGAAATTCCTTGGATCAGTTGAAACATCTGTGGTCGGCCTAAGCTACCTCTTTCACAATGCAACAGATGCAAATGGTGCAAAGCTGAAGAAACTGGCTTCATTTCTCAGGAAATCTTGTGAAGCAAAAGATTTATCAATTGTCTtaacaagaaacacaaatataCCTGCTGATGCAAATGCAGTGAGCATTCATGTGTCAAATCCTAACAAGTTCTCTGAGAGAG ATTGCGTTCAACTTGGGTTTTTGCCTAAAAACATTGCAAAATGGATCTCTCCACTCTGGGATATTGGGTTTTTTAGATTCTCAGGTTACGTATGTCCTAAAGAAGCCGTTGGAGCAGCTCTAGGAGGAAACAACAAGAAA GGACCACAGTTTCAGGATAtatcaaagatgatgcaacCTCAACATGTTATTGCATTATGCTCTTTGGTTGCAGCAATTGAAAGGTGTACAGGCCTCTGGCGCTTGCAGGAG gTTTTAGGTCAATATAAATGGCCTGAATCGCTTGAGTCTGAGTTTGTTTATG GTGCATCTTCAATTGGGTCAATCAATGCAAAATTTTTAGCCGAATTTTCAGCAGCTGCAGGAAAGAAATCATTTCAGTTTGATTCTGAGGAGTCTGATCCAGAG TGGGGATGTTGGAATGCTCGTCATGAATCAAAGGATCCATCCATTAGAATCATTTTTCCAACCATCGAAAGAGTGAAGAATGCACGTAGTGgaatttttccttcaaaacgTGTTCTTTGCTTCTCTGAG AAAACATGGCAAAGGCTGAGGACAGTAGATATACTTCATGATGCAATTCCTCATCCCTATGATAGAGTGGGATATCCAATGCATACCAAG TATCCTCTTATCTGTAAGCAGGTGGCCCGAAGACGGTTCCAGTCTAGGACAGATGCATCTTCATGTGGTTGGGTTTACTGCGGGTCACATAACTTCAGTGCAGCTGCCTGGGGACGTTCAATTTCCACTCCATCTAGtttaaaaacaaatggaaTAGGGAATGTCAATTCATCTCCGGATCATATGCTACATATTTGCAATTATGAACTCGGGATCATTTTCACCTTTCCCCAAACAGAGACAGACAGTAATGCCAATCAAAATAGCACAAACTTGGATGATGTTGTTTTGCCATTTGTGGTGCCTGCTCCAAAATACAAGCGAGGAGACAGGCCAGCAACGAGGCTGGCTATGTGGCAGGCATTAGCTGAACTTactgaaaaagagagagaaaaacatagagaggaagagattcaGGCAGAAGTTATGGAAGAGATTccagatgaagatgaagatgtcGAGGCaactgattttgttgttgaagagaaggaagatgaGAAGGCTTACGCTGAGATTCTTTGGAGCCAATCATCTGAGAGCTGTTGA